In Bacillus sp. KH172YL63, one genomic interval encodes:
- a CDS encoding nucleoside recognition domain-containing protein produces MVNLIWVGLTIIGLIFAMVNGKMAEVNEAIFSSANEAVTLCIGLVSVLVFWLGIMRIAQEAGLLDKLAQLFRPLVTRLFPEVPADHPAMGYILSNMMANMFGLGNAATPLGIKAMEQLKELNGGRDYASRSMITFLAINTSSITIIPTTVIAIRMKYDSVSPTEIVGPTLIATMLSTIGAILIDRYFHYRRTRREVK; encoded by the coding sequence ATGGTTAATCTCATCTGGGTAGGCTTGACGATCATTGGGCTGATCTTTGCAATGGTGAATGGAAAGATGGCTGAGGTGAATGAAGCCATCTTCAGTTCGGCCAATGAAGCGGTCACACTCTGCATTGGTCTGGTCAGTGTCCTGGTGTTTTGGCTGGGGATCATGAGGATCGCCCAGGAAGCAGGACTCCTTGATAAGCTGGCTCAATTATTCAGGCCCCTGGTAACGCGGTTGTTTCCGGAAGTGCCGGCAGACCACCCTGCGATGGGGTATATCCTTTCTAACATGATGGCGAATATGTTCGGGCTCGGAAACGCGGCCACCCCTTTAGGGATCAAAGCGATGGAGCAACTGAAAGAGCTTAACGGCGGCCGGGACTACGCCAGCAGATCCATGATCACGTTTCTTGCGATTAACACGTCGAGCATCACCATCATACCGACGACAGTCATAGCCATCCGTATGAAATATGACTCTGTTTCACCCACTGAGATAGTGGGGCCGACTCTCATAGCAACGATGTTATCCACTATAGGTGCCATTCTGATCGATCGTTATTTTCATTACAGGCGTACTCGTCGAGAGGTGAAGTAG
- a CDS encoding segregation/condensation protein A — MEYNVKIDAFEGPLDLLLHLINSLEIDIYDIPMAQITEQYMLYVQTMKDLQLDVASEYLVMAATLLAIKSKMLLPKHDDDLLDDEIEFEEEDPRDELVERLIEYRKFKEAANELKHREEERGQVYTKPPSDLSEYTEEVDLKKGEAQVSLYDMLGAFHKLLRRKKLQKPVQTRITRQEISIEKRMDDILQNLRGIKKRTSFTSLFQSDNKEHLVVTFLAVLELMKRKQIIVNQESNFTEIFVEAGKEAELVEHD; from the coding sequence GTGGAATACAATGTGAAAATTGACGCATTTGAAGGTCCCCTCGATCTTCTTTTGCATCTGATCAACTCTTTGGAAATCGATATTTATGATATTCCTATGGCTCAGATCACTGAGCAATATATGTTATATGTACAGACAATGAAGGATTTGCAGCTTGATGTAGCGAGTGAATATTTAGTGATGGCTGCTACACTTCTTGCGATTAAAAGCAAAATGCTGTTGCCTAAACATGATGATGACCTCCTGGATGATGAAATTGAGTTTGAAGAGGAAGATCCTCGTGATGAGCTGGTTGAACGGTTGATTGAATACCGTAAGTTTAAAGAAGCGGCAAATGAACTGAAGCACCGGGAGGAAGAACGTGGACAAGTATACACAAAGCCCCCGAGTGACCTTTCTGAGTACACGGAAGAGGTGGACTTGAAGAAGGGGGAAGCCCAGGTTTCATTATATGATATGCTGGGAGCTTTTCATAAATTATTAAGGCGTAAAAAATTGCAGAAACCAGTCCAGACACGGATCACAAGGCAGGAGATCTCGATTGAGAAGAGGATGGACGACATTCTGCAAAACTTACGTGGTATCAAAAAGCGCACATCCTTCACAAGCCTTTTTCAATCGGATAATAAAGAACACCTCGTTGTCACATTCCTTGCCGTGCTGGAATTAATGAAACGAAAACAAATCATAGTCAATCAAGAAAGCAACTTCACAGAGATATTTGTTGAAGCGGGGAAGGAGGCAGAACTCGTTGAGCATGATTAA
- a CDS encoding D-alanyl-D-alanine carboxypeptidase family protein, with protein sequence MNRKRLKFYIYYFLIFVLLFIAVSNQVQAAPSVSSQKAILMDQETGRVLFEKDAHTRSRIASITKIMTAILAVESGKLEQDVTVSSNAAGTEGSSLYLKAGEKIKLEDLVYGLMLRSGNDGAVAIAEHVGGSLEGFVYMMNEKSKEIGMENTHFANPHGLDDHEGHYSTAYDMALLTKYSMGNERYREIAGTKVHTAPNPEEKWDRKWRNKNRLLTELYKYSTGGKTGYTKLAKRTLVSTASKDGENLIAVTLNGPDDWNDHMDLFEYGFKEYDYKIVLNKGKINKMEDDVYKNHVFLKRESVLSLTDEEVEEVRVEYRMLKPDEGWLKNKQAPDIVGKAVVYLDDKEADSLPVYFKRESPKEKEKSWWKFWAFSIESIIGVRDHG encoded by the coding sequence GTGAATCGTAAGAGACTGAAATTCTACATATATTACTTTCTGATATTTGTGCTGCTGTTTATTGCCGTCTCCAATCAGGTTCAGGCCGCACCTTCTGTCAGTTCCCAAAAAGCGATATTAATGGATCAGGAAACAGGAAGGGTCCTTTTTGAGAAAGACGCACACACGAGGAGCCGGATTGCAAGCATAACAAAGATCATGACGGCCATCTTGGCAGTCGAATCCGGGAAGCTTGAACAGGACGTGACGGTATCTTCCAATGCAGCGGGAACTGAAGGTTCCTCCCTTTACTTAAAGGCCGGGGAAAAAATCAAGCTTGAAGATCTTGTGTACGGGCTGATGCTGAGGTCTGGGAATGATGGGGCTGTGGCAATCGCTGAGCATGTAGGGGGGAGTCTTGAAGGGTTTGTATATATGATGAATGAAAAGTCAAAGGAAATCGGCATGGAAAATACGCATTTCGCAAATCCACACGGGCTCGATGACCATGAAGGTCATTATTCCACTGCCTATGACATGGCCTTATTAACAAAATATTCAATGGGTAATGAGCGGTATAGGGAAATAGCAGGGACCAAAGTTCATACTGCCCCTAATCCGGAAGAAAAGTGGGACCGGAAGTGGCGTAATAAAAACAGGCTGCTGACAGAGTTATATAAATATAGTACCGGCGGAAAGACCGGGTACACCAAACTGGCAAAAAGAACCCTGGTATCTACAGCATCAAAGGATGGGGAAAACCTGATTGCCGTGACATTAAACGGACCTGATGACTGGAATGATCATATGGATCTGTTTGAATACGGCTTTAAGGAATATGACTACAAAATCGTCCTGAATAAAGGGAAGATTAACAAAATGGAAGACGATGTATATAAAAACCATGTCTTTCTCAAGCGTGAATCAGTTCTTTCATTGACAGATGAAGAAGTGGAAGAGGTCAGGGTGGAATACAGGATGCTGAAGCCTGATGAAGGGTGGCTGAAAAATAAACAAGCACCTGATATTGTCGGCAAGGCAGTGGTCTATTTAGATGATAAGGAAGCAGACTCCCTGCCTGTCTATTTCAAGAGGGAAAGCCCAAAAGAAAAGGAGAAAAGCTGGTGGAAGTTCTGGGCGTTTTCCATTGAATCCATCATAGGGGTTAGGGATCATGGTTAA
- a CDS encoding spore maturation protein — translation MHLISTISLWLIPLMIGFILIYGTFKKVPTYEVFVEGGKEGIKIAVSIIPFLIGMLVAITIFRESGALEFFVGLIRPALLALGIPPEIVPLAIIRPISGTAALGMMSDIISTHGPDSFIGRLASTLQGSTDTTLYVLTVYFGAVGIRKMGDALKVGLLADVIGIVAAIFIVTLMF, via the coding sequence ATGCACTTGATATCCACAATTTCGCTTTGGTTAATTCCGTTGATGATTGGTTTCATATTAATCTATGGAACCTTTAAAAAAGTACCGACGTATGAAGTGTTTGTGGAAGGCGGAAAGGAAGGGATCAAAATCGCCGTATCGATCATCCCTTTTCTGATCGGGATGCTCGTGGCCATCACAATCTTCAGAGAGTCAGGTGCACTTGAATTTTTCGTCGGTCTCATCCGCCCGGCCCTGCTCGCATTGGGGATCCCGCCGGAAATCGTTCCGCTTGCCATCATACGGCCGATTTCCGGGACAGCTGCCCTCGGAATGATGAGCGATATCATTTCAACTCACGGACCCGATTCTTTCATCGGCAGGCTGGCTTCGACCCTGCAAGGAAGTACAGATACCACCCTTTATGTTTTGACGGTTTACTTCGGTGCCGTCGGAATCAGGAAAATGGGTGATGCCCTTAAAGTCGGTCTCCTGGCAGATGTAATAGGGATCGTCGCTGCCATATTCATTGTAACTCTCATGTTCTGA
- a CDS encoding response regulator transcription factor, producing the protein MEENIRILVVDDEDRIRRLLKMYLERENYEIDEAENGEQALEMALEHDYDCILLDIMMPGMDGIEVCKYLRESKATPVIMLTAKGEEVNRVQGFEVGTDDYIVKPFSPREVVLRVKALLRRSAKSNFIQADTKAKDLIVYPHLTIDNDAHRVSADGIDVNLTPKEYELLYFLAKAPDKVFDREHLLKEVWHYEFFGDLRTVDTHVKRLREKLNKVSEMAAKMIVTVWGVGYKFEVTNE; encoded by the coding sequence ATGGAGGAAAACATTCGTATTTTAGTAGTAGATGATGAAGATCGCATCCGCAGATTGCTGAAGATGTATCTTGAAAGAGAAAATTATGAAATTGATGAAGCCGAAAATGGAGAGCAAGCGTTGGAAATGGCACTTGAACATGATTACGATTGCATCCTGCTTGATATCATGATGCCTGGAATGGACGGTATCGAAGTGTGTAAATATCTTCGTGAAAGCAAGGCGACACCTGTCATCATGCTTACTGCAAAAGGTGAAGAAGTGAACAGGGTACAGGGATTCGAAGTAGGGACAGATGACTACATCGTGAAGCCTTTCTCTCCACGGGAGGTCGTGCTGAGAGTGAAAGCCTTATTAAGGCGCTCGGCGAAATCCAATTTCATTCAGGCCGATACAAAAGCGAAGGACTTGATTGTCTATCCGCATCTAACGATTGATAATGATGCCCATCGTGTTTCTGCAGATGGAATCGACGTCAACTTGACACCGAAAGAATACGAGCTCCTTTACTTCCTTGCAAAGGCCCCTGATAAAGTATTCGACCGGGAGCATCTGCTCAAGGAAGTGTGGCATTACGAATTTTTTGGTGATCTCCGAACAGTGGATACCCATGTGAAAAGGCTGAGAGAAAAGTTGAATAAAGTATCTGAAATGGCTGCGAAAATGATCGTCACGGTCTGGGGAGTCGGGTATAAATTCGAGGTAACGAATGAATGA
- the sigX gene encoding RNA polymerase sigma factor SigX — MDSVFEKLYADYHQDVYQFLVYMVQNKQLAEDLVQEVYIRVLKSHANFQGKSTEKTWLFSIAKNVAIDHFRKQKKWKNRVLDKFDWSRHAVRDDEALPEEIAMANEEIRVLYDCLKRCSTDYRMVIIMRYLQELSIIETSEVLGWSESKVKTTQHRAIKWLRLEMNERLPKEGRDIEKVRMERS; from the coding sequence ATGGACTCCGTTTTTGAAAAATTATATGCCGACTATCACCAGGATGTTTATCAATTTTTGGTCTATATGGTGCAGAATAAGCAGTTGGCGGAGGATCTTGTCCAGGAAGTGTATATCAGGGTGCTGAAGTCCCATGCGAACTTTCAAGGGAAAAGCACCGAAAAGACTTGGCTTTTTTCCATTGCGAAAAATGTAGCCATTGATCATTTCAGAAAGCAGAAAAAATGGAAAAATCGCGTGTTGGATAAATTCGATTGGAGCCGTCATGCTGTAAGGGATGATGAAGCGCTTCCGGAAGAAATCGCCATGGCGAATGAAGAAATAAGAGTGCTATACGACTGTCTGAAGCGCTGTTCGACAGACTATAGAATGGTGATCATCATGAGATACTTGCAAGAACTCTCAATCATTGAAACAAGCGAGGTCCTCGGCTGGTCTGAAAGTAAAGTGAAAACGACCCAGCACAGAGCCATCAAATGGTTAAGGCTTGAAATGAATGAGCGGCTCCCAAAGGAGGGAAGAGACATTGAAAAAGTCAGAATGGAAAGATCGTGA
- a CDS encoding ATP-binding protein: MRLWRSVVGKLWVTILLLVSFVLFILTILLLEFFQNYHVDVVEKELTNTAEKVARVIENHNDLDLGLELGKEIIDEPVNIIITLNQNESLYSHDSSEFQQKIHQYISEDNSLQAVKKKKNTVKKEIELSSDMTANRYENVMIVGTPLRINNEDGAVYLYQSLGVIKDTTRQTTKLILLAAGIAIILTTIFAFFLSTRITAPLRKMREAAFEVAKGKFDTKVPILTKDEIGELATGFNQMGRQLKFHINALSQEKEQLSSILSSMADGVITFNRDGTILITNPPADRFLQQWYYEQSEDSEGAIPTTVKELLQSVVVTEMEQTDELSLQGRSYVVIVSPLYNNNTIRGAVAVVRDMTEERRLDKLRKDFIANVSHELRTPISMLQGYSEAIVDDIAGSEEEKKEIARIIYDESLRMGRLVNDLLDLARMEAGHITLNKDVIRVMPFTERVTTKFIGLAKEKKVSISFESDVNIKQESVMDPDRIEQVLTNLIDNALRHTPEGGEVTVVLTESKGGYLFHVKDTGSGIPEDDLPFVFERFYKADKARTRGKSGTGLGLAIAKNIIESHKGHLHVQSKVNQGTTFTFFLPN; the protein is encoded by the coding sequence ATGAGGCTTTGGAGAAGCGTAGTCGGAAAGCTATGGGTGACCATCCTTCTGTTGGTTTCCTTCGTTCTATTCATCCTCACGATTCTTCTCCTGGAGTTCTTTCAGAATTACCATGTCGACGTCGTTGAAAAGGAATTGACCAATACGGCAGAGAAGGTGGCGAGGGTCATTGAGAACCATAATGACCTGGATCTTGGCTTGGAGCTTGGGAAAGAAATCATTGATGAACCTGTCAATATCATCATTACACTGAATCAAAATGAATCATTATATTCCCATGATTCTTCCGAGTTTCAGCAGAAAATCCATCAGTATATTTCAGAAGACAACAGTCTGCAGGCGGTCAAAAAGAAAAAAAACACTGTGAAGAAAGAAATTGAATTATCATCTGATATGACTGCGAATCGTTATGAAAATGTGATGATTGTCGGGACGCCCCTCCGCATCAACAATGAAGACGGTGCGGTGTATTTGTATCAATCACTGGGCGTCATTAAAGATACGACCCGGCAGACGACAAAGTTAATTTTGCTCGCAGCAGGGATAGCTATCATTTTGACGACTATTTTTGCCTTCTTCCTTTCAACAAGGATCACGGCCCCTCTCCGTAAAATGAGAGAGGCAGCCTTTGAAGTCGCAAAAGGAAAGTTTGATACAAAAGTACCGATTTTAACGAAGGATGAAATCGGTGAACTGGCAACCGGTTTCAATCAGATGGGCAGACAGTTGAAATTTCATATCAACGCATTAAGTCAGGAAAAAGAGCAGCTTTCCTCCATCCTGAGCAGTATGGCTGATGGCGTCATTACCTTTAATCGGGACGGCACCATCCTGATCACGAATCCACCGGCAGACCGGTTCCTGCAACAGTGGTATTATGAGCAGAGCGAAGACAGCGAAGGAGCGATTCCGACGACGGTGAAAGAATTATTGCAAAGCGTCGTCGTCACCGAAATGGAACAAACCGATGAATTAAGTCTCCAAGGTCGATCCTACGTCGTCATCGTCAGTCCGCTCTACAACAACAACACGATAAGGGGTGCAGTTGCCGTCGTCCGCGATATGACGGAGGAGAGAAGGTTGGACAAGCTCCGGAAGGACTTTATTGCCAATGTTTCCCATGAATTACGGACCCCGATTTCGATGTTGCAGGGATACAGTGAAGCGATTGTGGATGACATCGCCGGTTCCGAAGAGGAAAAGAAGGAAATCGCCCGCATCATATATGATGAATCGTTACGGATGGGCAGATTGGTGAATGACCTGCTTGATCTTGCCCGAATGGAAGCGGGTCATATCACATTGAATAAAGATGTGATCAGAGTCATGCCTTTCACCGAAAGGGTAACGACTAAGTTCATTGGCCTTGCAAAGGAGAAGAAGGTATCAATTTCCTTTGAGAGTGATGTGAACATCAAGCAGGAAAGTGTAATGGATCCCGACCGGATTGAACAAGTATTGACCAATCTGATAGATAACGCACTCCGGCATACGCCTGAAGGCGGCGAAGTGACCGTGGTGTTGACCGAAAGTAAGGGCGGCTATCTCTTCCATGTAAAAGATACCGGATCAGGAATACCTGAAGACGACTTACCGTTTGTCTTCGAGAGGTTTTATAAAGCGGATAAAGCGAGAACGAGAGGGAAATCCGGTACGGGCCTCGGCCTGGCAATTGCGAAGAATATTATAGAATCCCATAAAGGTCATCTTCACGTCCAAAGTAAGGTGAACCAAGGGACAACCTTCACTTTCTTTCTTCCTAATTAG
- the resB gene encoding cytochrome c biogenesis protein ResB, which produces MKEIKCVCGHVNPNGTVLCEACGRALTDEAMSEKLHDMRYEGSARRSQTYNKSIIDKIWNFFSSVKVGVWLILLTLIASAAGTILPQEQYIPNGQPADEYYGDVYGFFGEIYYALGFHDLYSSWWYLLLIASIGISLVIASLDRFVPLYRSLKNQRVARHIGFLERQRIYGRTDIVINDDTMGKLKESFGLKKYHVREEDGNILAEKNRFSRWGPYVNHIGLIIFLFGGMLRFVPGMYIDETVWIREGETRAVPGTDQEYYLENKGFILETYDKDKDKEVFGEAIDKNGTIAKNFQSDVILYKESGDRIPGQKAERTIEQEDSIKVNHPLKFGNFAVYQTSYKLDEFKSMSFTFDQKESGETFGEFTVDLFDPQDEYVFEDGYKAELMGYYPDFSGFNEQGEPQTKSPLPNNPAFLFKLFSPEKPEGEISFVGGIKISVS; this is translated from the coding sequence ATGAAAGAGATCAAATGTGTATGCGGCCATGTGAACCCGAATGGAACCGTACTCTGTGAAGCGTGTGGACGGGCATTAACCGACGAAGCGATGAGCGAGAAACTTCATGACATGCGTTATGAAGGCAGTGCAAGGCGCTCTCAGACATATAACAAATCCATCATCGATAAAATTTGGAATTTCTTTTCTTCTGTAAAGGTTGGTGTGTGGCTGATTCTCCTTACCTTGATCGCTTCGGCAGCCGGAACGATACTGCCTCAGGAACAATACATACCAAATGGACAGCCGGCTGACGAGTATTATGGAGATGTGTACGGATTTTTCGGGGAAATATACTATGCTCTGGGATTTCATGATCTTTACAGTTCATGGTGGTACCTGCTTCTGATCGCATCGATCGGCATATCCCTTGTCATCGCCAGTCTTGACAGGTTTGTACCACTTTACCGGTCGCTGAAAAATCAGCGGGTGGCAAGGCATATCGGTTTCCTTGAACGTCAGCGGATTTATGGAAGAACAGACATCGTCATAAACGATGATACCATGGGGAAATTAAAAGAATCATTCGGACTGAAGAAATATCATGTGAGAGAAGAAGACGGCAACATCCTTGCAGAAAAGAATCGATTTTCCCGATGGGGTCCGTACGTGAATCATATTGGGCTGATCATCTTCCTTTTCGGAGGGATGCTTCGTTTTGTCCCGGGGATGTATATTGATGAAACCGTGTGGATCCGAGAAGGTGAAACAAGGGCAGTCCCTGGAACTGATCAGGAATATTATCTGGAGAATAAAGGCTTCATCCTTGAAACCTACGATAAAGACAAGGATAAAGAAGTATTTGGTGAAGCAATCGATAAAAACGGGACAATCGCGAAGAACTTCCAATCTGACGTCATTTTGTATAAAGAGTCGGGGGATCGCATTCCGGGCCAGAAAGCAGAACGGACGATAGAGCAGGAAGACTCGATTAAAGTGAATCATCCGCTTAAGTTCGGAAATTTTGCAGTCTATCAAACAAGTTATAAATTAGATGAATTCAAATCGATGTCTTTCACGTTCGATCAAAAAGAGTCAGGTGAAACCTTCGGGGAGTTTACAGTTGATTTATTCGACCCGCAGGATGAGTATGTATTTGAAGACGGGTATAAAGCAGAGTTGATGGGATATTACCCGGATTTTTCAGGTTTTAATGAACAGGGAGAACCGCAAACGAAATCTCCCCTTCCGAATAATCCAGCGTTTCTGTTCAAATTGTTCTCACCTGAAAAGCCTGAAGGTGAAATCAGTTTTGTAGGAGGGATCAAAATATCAGTTAGTTGA
- the ccsB gene encoding c-type cytochrome biogenesis protein CcsB: MAEWSSNLLYVSFIMYLIATLFFGGSIRQKNTTETNQRKWGLIGICLTLIGFASQLGYFFLRWGASGHAPVSNLFEFTTFFGMMLVGAFIILYFMYKTTILGVIALPFALLVIAYASMFPKDISPLIPALQSDWLKIHVTTVSAGEAILSISFVAGLIYLLKSVQHTKGSKQSFWLETVMYSMIVVLGFVVASTAYTLSGYEANFQYVNQQGEEAVSEYTLPAIVGPNEGQLLTEGVMEPLVEMPALINAKKLNTVLWSLMVGTGIYLILRLLFRKRIAAKIQPLVKNVNLDLMDEIGYRSVLIGFPVFTLGGLIFAMIWAQIAWTRFWGWDPKEVWALITFLFYAAFLHLRLSKGWHGEKSAWLAVIGVAIILFNLVAVNLIIAGLHSYA, translated from the coding sequence ATGGCAGAGTGGAGCAGTAACTTACTATATGTTTCCTTTATCATGTATCTGATTGCAACGCTATTCTTTGGGGGGAGCATCCGCCAGAAGAATACAACGGAAACAAATCAGCGAAAATGGGGATTAATCGGAATTTGTCTAACACTAATCGGTTTTGCCTCTCAACTGGGGTATTTCTTTCTCAGATGGGGAGCTTCGGGGCACGCTCCGGTAAGTAATTTATTTGAATTTACAACGTTTTTTGGAATGATGCTTGTAGGTGCATTCATTATTCTTTATTTTATGTACAAAACCACCATCCTTGGGGTCATTGCACTCCCATTTGCCCTGCTGGTGATTGCCTATGCGAGCATGTTTCCTAAAGATATCAGCCCGCTGATCCCGGCGCTGCAAAGTGACTGGCTGAAAATCCATGTCACGACTGTATCTGCCGGGGAAGCGATTCTTTCCATCAGCTTTGTTGCAGGATTGATTTACTTACTGAAATCCGTTCAGCATACAAAAGGAAGCAAACAATCCTTCTGGCTTGAGACAGTTATGTATTCGATGATTGTTGTATTGGGGTTCGTCGTTGCTTCAACTGCTTATACACTTTCGGGTTACGAAGCAAACTTTCAATATGTGAATCAGCAAGGGGAAGAGGCTGTCTCTGAGTATACGCTTCCGGCGATCGTCGGTCCGAATGAAGGGCAGTTATTGACAGAAGGTGTAATGGAGCCTCTTGTTGAAATGCCTGCTCTGATCAATGCGAAGAAGTTGAATACCGTGCTGTGGTCGCTCATGGTAGGTACCGGCATTTACCTCATTCTTCGCTTGCTTTTCAGAAAGCGCATCGCTGCGAAAATCCAGCCGCTGGTGAAAAATGTGAATCTGGATCTGATGGACGAGATCGGCTACCGCTCTGTGTTGATCGGCTTTCCGGTGTTCACCCTTGGCGGACTGATCTTTGCCATGATTTGGGCACAGATTGCCTGGACCCGCTTCTGGGGCTGGGATCCAAAAGAGGTTTGGGCATTGATCACGTTCTTGTTTTATGCGGCGTTCTTGCACCTTCGCCTTTCAAAAGGTTGGCACGGTGAGAAATCCGCATGGTTGGCTGTCATTGGTGTAGCCATCATATTATTCAATCTGGTGGCAGTCAATCTCATCATTGCAGGATTGCATTCATACGCTTAA
- the resA gene encoding thiol-disulfide oxidoreductase ResA: MNKKKRRLLIRTTILIVLISAVAYTLYANFTKDERGMLKAGDKAPDFVLEDMDGETHRLSDYKGQGVFLNFWGTWCKPCEREMPYMNNQYAKYKDQGVQILAVNVGESDFLINRFVSKHGLEFPILVDKEEEVQNAYGIDPLPTTFLINPEGEIEKIITGTMSEADIIEDLESIKP; this comes from the coding sequence ATGAATAAGAAAAAACGCAGATTACTCATCCGGACTACCATCCTCATCGTGCTGATCTCCGCTGTGGCATATACGCTGTATGCGAACTTCACGAAGGATGAAAGAGGGATGCTGAAGGCGGGTGACAAAGCGCCGGATTTTGTCCTCGAAGATATGGATGGAGAAACACACCGTTTATCGGATTATAAAGGACAAGGCGTCTTCTTGAATTTCTGGGGAACATGGTGCAAGCCATGTGAAAGAGAAATGCCTTATATGAACAATCAATATGCGAAATATAAAGATCAAGGTGTACAGATTCTGGCTGTGAATGTCGGTGAATCCGATTTCCTGATTAACCGTTTCGTATCGAAACATGGCCTCGAGTTCCCTATTTTAGTAGATAAAGAAGAGGAAGTTCAAAATGCATACGGAATAGATCCGTTGCCAACCACGTTTCTCATCAATCCGGAAGGCGAGATTGAAAAGATCATAACCGGCACCATGTCAGAAGCGGATATCATTGAAGACTTAGAGAGCATCAAGCCATAA
- a CDS encoding pseudouridine synthase gives MERLQKVIAHSGVASRRKAEQFIIEGKVKVNGKVVKELGTKVSQSDRVEVAGVQIERENKVYYMLYKPRGVISAVTDDKDRQVVTDFFPEIEERIYPVGRLDYETSGILLLTNDGDFANSLMHPSNEIEKTYVARLKGIPPKFKIRELEKGVKLEDGMTAPAKVKVLSIDKKQGKSIVEITIHEGRNRQVRRMFEALGYPVQKLKRERYAFLTLHGLNAGEGRELTPHEVKQLRTLAETGSIH, from the coding sequence GTGGAACGATTACAAAAGGTTATTGCTCACAGTGGAGTGGCATCCCGTCGTAAAGCAGAGCAATTCATAATAGAAGGCAAGGTCAAGGTCAATGGAAAAGTAGTGAAAGAACTCGGGACGAAGGTGTCTCAATCAGATCGCGTGGAAGTTGCCGGGGTTCAAATTGAAAGAGAAAATAAAGTATATTACATGCTTTATAAACCGAGAGGGGTCATATCAGCTGTAACAGATGATAAAGACCGTCAAGTCGTAACCGATTTCTTCCCTGAAATAGAAGAGCGAATCTATCCGGTCGGAAGGCTTGATTATGAGACTTCAGGCATACTGCTGCTGACAAACGACGGTGATTTCGCCAACTCACTCATGCACCCGAGCAACGAAATCGAAAAGACCTATGTAGCGAGATTAAAAGGCATCCCGCCAAAGTTTAAAATCCGTGAACTTGAAAAAGGGGTCAAGCTTGAAGACGGTATGACTGCTCCAGCTAAAGTGAAAGTTTTGAGCATTGATAAGAAACAAGGGAAATCCATCGTGGAAATCACGATCCATGAAGGCAGAAACCGTCAAGTTCGCCGGATGTTCGAGGCGCTTGGATATCCGGTTCAAAAGCTGAAACGTGAAAGGTATGCATTCCTCACCCTGCATGGACTGAATGCCGGTGAAGGAAGAGAACTGACGCCACACGAAGTGAAGCAATTAAGGACATTGGCTGAAACAGGAAGCATCCATTAA
- the scpB gene encoding SMC-Scp complex subunit ScpB — protein sequence MSMINWKGILESLLFAAGDEGLSLKQVCSVLEIEEHEASDIIEDLKKGYEEDPDRGICIIEIAGTFQLVTKKENADYLKKLVESPNVSFLSQAALETLAIIAYKQPITRMEIEQIRGVKTERPVQTLMAKGLVKEVGRAEGTGRAYLFGTTKEFLDYFGLKSIEELPPLPENVQDEFMQDEADLFFEKFQETMEANE from the coding sequence TTGAGCATGATTAATTGGAAAGGGATCCTTGAGAGCCTGCTTTTTGCTGCAGGGGACGAAGGTTTATCCCTTAAACAAGTGTGTTCTGTTTTGGAAATCGAAGAGCATGAAGCATCAGACATCATAGAAGACTTGAAAAAAGGGTATGAGGAAGATCCGGATCGTGGCATTTGCATCATTGAAATCGCCGGCACCTTCCAATTGGTGACAAAAAAAGAAAATGCCGACTACCTAAAGAAACTGGTCGAGTCACCAAACGTCAGCTTTCTATCACAGGCAGCACTTGAGACGCTCGCCATCATTGCTTACAAACAGCCGATCACCCGTATGGAAATAGAGCAAATCAGGGGCGTCAAGACCGAACGACCGGTCCAAACCCTTATGGCAAAAGGGCTGGTGAAAGAAGTCGGCAGGGCAGAAGGAACCGGACGTGCCTACCTGTTCGGTACGACGAAAGAATTCCTTGATTACTTCGGGCTGAAGAGCATTGAAGAACTGCCACCTCTGCCTGAAAACGTCCAAGACGAATTCATGCAGGACGAAGCCGACCTGTTCTTCGAGAAGTTCCAGGAAACGATGGAAGCAAACGAATAG